Proteins from a single region of Candidatus Kryptoniota bacterium:
- a CDS encoding HAD hydrolase-like protein translates to MKPTYSALVFDLGNVLLPFNYEIILSGLDRIEIGLGEKFKRFYRTNYELHRELECGKLSEGKFLEIVLGALDNKLSKEDFCELYSNIFTVNNELVRILPALKKNYKLVLMSNTNGIHQRYGWGKYEFLKVFDKLVLSHEAGAVKPEPAIYKAVEAYTSAQPEEHFYTDDIAEYIAGARLLGWDAVQFTGNGELFTEMDKRGIRY, encoded by the coding sequence GTGAAACCTACATATTCTGCATTGGTATTTGATCTTGGGAATGTGCTTCTCCCATTTAATTATGAGATAATCCTTTCTGGTCTGGATAGGATTGAGATTGGACTCGGGGAAAAATTCAAGCGTTTCTACAGAACCAATTACGAATTGCACAGAGAACTCGAGTGCGGAAAGCTGTCCGAGGGGAAATTCCTTGAGATCGTACTCGGTGCACTCGACAACAAATTATCGAAAGAAGATTTCTGCGAATTGTATTCGAATATCTTTACGGTAAACAATGAGCTTGTGCGCATTTTGCCTGCACTGAAGAAGAACTACAAACTGGTTCTGATGTCGAACACGAATGGAATCCACCAGCGGTACGGATGGGGGAAGTATGAGTTTCTCAAAGTCTTCGACAAGCTTGTTCTTTCGCATGAAGCGGGCGCCGTCAAGCCTGAGCCGGCAATCTATAAGGCAGTTGAGGCGTATACCTCGGCTCAGCCTGAGGAACATTTCTATACGGACGACATTGCGGAATACATTGCTGGTGCCAGACTTCTCGGCTGGGACGCAGTCCAGTTCACGGGCAACGGGGAACTGTTCACTGAAATGGATAAGCGTGGAATTCGTTATTGA
- a CDS encoding N-acetylmuramoyl-L-alanine amidase produces the protein MFLLLTPQQQTVSADSTKSMHLMIIDHLIDWGHKKSDWPRKVEAIIIHSSFNALTPDSFSLNGILDEYKEINVSPHFIIDREGGIHRLVKEEDVAYHAGKSRLPDGVTNVNQVSIGIEIINTETDGPTEGQYSSLAKLVSHLKAEYTIKFILGHSDIAPGRKTDPWLFDWNKFNSLLRGYR, from the coding sequence ATGTTTCTACTTCTTACCCCGCAGCAGCAAACCGTTTCGGCGGACTCTACGAAGTCCATGCATTTGATGATCATCGACCATCTGATCGACTGGGGCCACAAAAAGTCCGATTGGCCGCGCAAGGTCGAAGCAATTATTATCCATTCTTCATTCAACGCGCTCACACCCGATTCGTTCAGCCTCAACGGCATACTCGACGAGTATAAGGAGATAAACGTCTCACCGCATTTTATCATCGATCGAGAAGGAGGTATTCACAGACTCGTTAAAGAGGAAGATGTAGCCTACCACGCGGGAAAGAGCCGCCTTCCGGACGGCGTCACCAACGTCAATCAGGTTTCGATAGGAATAGAAATCATAAATACCGAAACCGACGGTCCCACCGAAGGCCAGTACTCGTCACTCGCGAAACTTGTATCTCATCTCAAAGCGGAATACACTATTAAATTCATTTTGGGTCACAGCGATATCGCTCCCGGAAGGAAAACGGATCCCTGGTTGTTCGATTGGAATAAATTTAACTCGTTGCTCCGTGGATACCGATAA